A genomic window from Anoplolepis gracilipes chromosome 6, ASM4749672v1, whole genome shotgun sequence includes:
- the LOC140667217 gene encoding uncharacterized protein, whose product MCANETLPSSAPVPTMPMMMPTWTTVTTMPTMSAPVPTMPVVMPTSTIVMTMPTMSAPVPTMPVVMPTSTTMMTMPTMSAPLPSVEMPTETMPMEMLTETMLMSMASTATTPNIFLNKQELKKLIKEVMYGGRRGSRRGRGKGRGRGRGRSRSRGSGINIFVTVIIKKLNINIIYYTNTYIHNFTQTYIYTQFYTNIYTNIHTYIYKII is encoded by the exons ATGTGTGCTAACGAGACTCTCCCGTCCTCGGCACCGGTGCCGACGATGCCGATGATGATGCCGACATGGACAACAGTGACGACCATGCCAACGATGTCGGCACCGGTGCCGACAATGCCGGTGGTGATGCCGACATCGACAATAGTGATGACCATGCCAACGATGTCGGCACCGGTGCCGACGATGCCGGTGGTGATGCCAACATCGACAACAATGATGACCATGCCAACGATGTCCGCACCGTTGCCGTCGGTGGAGATGCCGACGGAGACCATGCCGATGGAGATGCTGACGGAGACCATGCTGATGTCGATGGCGAGCACCGCAACAAcaccaaatatatttttaaat aaacaagaattaaaaaaactaataaaagaaGTAATGTatggaggaagaagaggaagcaGAAGAGGCAGAGGCAAaggcagaggcagaggcagaggtAGAAGCAGAAGCAGAGGCAGTGgaattaacatttttgtaacagttataattaaaaaattgaatattaatataatatactacacaaacacatatatacacaattttacacaaacatacatatatacacaattttacacaaacatatatacaaatatacatacatacatatataaaatt